A genomic segment from Spinacia oleracea cultivar Varoflay chromosome 3, BTI_SOV_V1, whole genome shotgun sequence encodes:
- the LOC110775158 gene encoding probable serine/threonine-protein kinase PBL7 isoform X2, with protein MIDWLCFGWRKRRNYEEFNGDKFQSFKNPTISDRNPANKHEMKAEADSKNQSPATNNVSHSQDKARVFNYRELATATRNFHPDTFLGEGGFGSVYKGNLTGTSEVVAVKKLNPSGLQGEKEFLVEILMLSLLRHPHLVQMIGYCAEGSQRLLVLEFMPMGSLETHLHDLPPDKEPIDWKTRMKIAAGAAKGVDYLHNEAKPSVIYRDLKPSNILLDNEFNPKLSDFGLAKFGPVGDNSHVSTRVMGTHGYCAPEYFLTGKLTAKSDTFSFGVVLLELISGRKAVEPTRHGGRTSLVDWARPLLKDPKNNLQLVDSRLRGQFSVSSLRKAVEVAAMCLREEANARPTMHEVVIAMDYLISKKHVRTRSESEGVSIDIGPNPGETAKTLNPPDVNREQAVAEAKMWGEKWREKRRQSAGGSSDDGLSSWVAQMH; from the exons ATGATTGATTGGTTGTGTTTTGGGTGGAGGAAGAGGAGAAATTATGAGGAATTCAATGGGGACAAATTTCAATCTTTTAAAAATCCCACCATCTCTGATCGTAATCCGG CCAATAAACATGAGATGAAAGCGGAGGCAGACTCCAAAAACCAGTCCCCTGCTACTAATAATGTAAGCCATAGTCAAGATAAAGCTAGAGTATTCAACTATAGAGAACTTGCTACTGCAACAAGAAACTTTCACCCGGACACTTTCCTTGGAGAAGGTGGATTTGGGTCTGTTTACAAGGGAAATCTTACGGGTACTAGTGAG GTTGTGGCTGTTAAAAAGCTTAATCCATCAGGTCTTCAAGGTGAGAAGGAGTTTTTAGTGGAGATTCTGATGCTTTCTCTTCTGCGCCACCCACATCTTGTTCAGATGATTGGCTACTGTGCTGAAGGCAGTCAGCGACTTCTTGTACTTGAATTCATGCCTATGGGATCCCTGGAAACTCATCTTCATG ATCTTCCACCTGATAAGGAACCAATAGACTGGAAGACAAGAATGAAAATTGCAGCTGGTGCAGCTAAAGGAGTGGACTACCTGCATAATGAAGCAAAACCATCTGTTATTTACAGAGActtaaaaccatcaaacattttgCTAGATAATGAGTTCAATCCGAAACTTTCTGACTTTGGGCTTGCAAAATTTGGTCCAGTTGGAGATAATTCCCATGTctccactagagtcatgggtACCCATGGTTATTGTGCTCCTGAGTATTTTTTAACTGGTAAATTAACAGCAAAGTCTGATACATTCAGTTTCGGGGTGGTCTTGTTGGAGCTTATTAGTGGACGTAAGGCAGTTGAACCAACTCGCCATGGTGGTAGAACTTCTCTTGTTGATTGG GCACGTCCGCTTTTGAAAGATCCCAAAAACAATTTGCAGTTAGTAGATAGCCGTCTGAGAGGGCAGTTTTCTGTGTCTTCACTGCGCAAGGCTGTAGAGGTTGCAGCCATGTGCCTCAGAGAGGAAGCCAATGCTCGGCCCACCATGCATGAAGTGGTAATTGCCATGGACTATTTGATATCCAAGAAGCATGTTCGTACACGTAGTGAATCTGAAGGAGTTTCTATAGACATTGGCCCTAACCCTGGAGAAACAGCCAAGACATTGAACCCACCTGATGTTAATAGAGAGCAGGCTGTAGCAGAGGCCAAAATGTGGGGAGAGAAATGGAGAGAGAAGAGACGACAAAGTGCAGGTGGTAGCTCTGATGATGGCTTAAGCAG TTGGGTGGCACAAATGCACTAG
- the LOC110775158 gene encoding probable serine/threonine-protein kinase PBL7 isoform X1 translates to MIDWLCFGWRKRRNYEEFNGDKFQSFKNPTISDRNPAANKHEMKAEADSKNQSPATNNVSHSQDKARVFNYRELATATRNFHPDTFLGEGGFGSVYKGNLTGTSEVVAVKKLNPSGLQGEKEFLVEILMLSLLRHPHLVQMIGYCAEGSQRLLVLEFMPMGSLETHLHDLPPDKEPIDWKTRMKIAAGAAKGVDYLHNEAKPSVIYRDLKPSNILLDNEFNPKLSDFGLAKFGPVGDNSHVSTRVMGTHGYCAPEYFLTGKLTAKSDTFSFGVVLLELISGRKAVEPTRHGGRTSLVDWARPLLKDPKNNLQLVDSRLRGQFSVSSLRKAVEVAAMCLREEANARPTMHEVVIAMDYLISKKHVRTRSESEGVSIDIGPNPGETAKTLNPPDVNREQAVAEAKMWGEKWREKRRQSAGGSSDDGLSSWVAQMH, encoded by the exons ATGATTGATTGGTTGTGTTTTGGGTGGAGGAAGAGGAGAAATTATGAGGAATTCAATGGGGACAAATTTCAATCTTTTAAAAATCCCACCATCTCTGATCGTAATCCGG CAGCCAATAAACATGAGATGAAAGCGGAGGCAGACTCCAAAAACCAGTCCCCTGCTACTAATAATGTAAGCCATAGTCAAGATAAAGCTAGAGTATTCAACTATAGAGAACTTGCTACTGCAACAAGAAACTTTCACCCGGACACTTTCCTTGGAGAAGGTGGATTTGGGTCTGTTTACAAGGGAAATCTTACGGGTACTAGTGAG GTTGTGGCTGTTAAAAAGCTTAATCCATCAGGTCTTCAAGGTGAGAAGGAGTTTTTAGTGGAGATTCTGATGCTTTCTCTTCTGCGCCACCCACATCTTGTTCAGATGATTGGCTACTGTGCTGAAGGCAGTCAGCGACTTCTTGTACTTGAATTCATGCCTATGGGATCCCTGGAAACTCATCTTCATG ATCTTCCACCTGATAAGGAACCAATAGACTGGAAGACAAGAATGAAAATTGCAGCTGGTGCAGCTAAAGGAGTGGACTACCTGCATAATGAAGCAAAACCATCTGTTATTTACAGAGActtaaaaccatcaaacattttgCTAGATAATGAGTTCAATCCGAAACTTTCTGACTTTGGGCTTGCAAAATTTGGTCCAGTTGGAGATAATTCCCATGTctccactagagtcatgggtACCCATGGTTATTGTGCTCCTGAGTATTTTTTAACTGGTAAATTAACAGCAAAGTCTGATACATTCAGTTTCGGGGTGGTCTTGTTGGAGCTTATTAGTGGACGTAAGGCAGTTGAACCAACTCGCCATGGTGGTAGAACTTCTCTTGTTGATTGG GCACGTCCGCTTTTGAAAGATCCCAAAAACAATTTGCAGTTAGTAGATAGCCGTCTGAGAGGGCAGTTTTCTGTGTCTTCACTGCGCAAGGCTGTAGAGGTTGCAGCCATGTGCCTCAGAGAGGAAGCCAATGCTCGGCCCACCATGCATGAAGTGGTAATTGCCATGGACTATTTGATATCCAAGAAGCATGTTCGTACACGTAGTGAATCTGAAGGAGTTTCTATAGACATTGGCCCTAACCCTGGAGAAACAGCCAAGACATTGAACCCACCTGATGTTAATAGAGAGCAGGCTGTAGCAGAGGCCAAAATGTGGGGAGAGAAATGGAGAGAGAAGAGACGACAAAGTGCAGGTGGTAGCTCTGATGATGGCTTAAGCAG TTGGGTGGCACAAATGCACTAG
- the LOC110775156 gene encoding probable protein S-acyltransferase 7: protein MYVVPPPSQKSDPASGSADLRVYQTWKGSNKFLLQGKLIFGPDVRSLFLTIFLIVAPIAVFCVFVARKLMHVYPHNSGISILVVVVVVTVYDLVLLLLTSGRDPGILPRNAHPPEPEGFDGNAETGGGQTPQLRLPRIKEVEVNGIPVKIKYCDTCMLYRPPRCSHCSICNNCVERFDHHCPWVGQCIGLRNYRFFFMFVSTTTILCIYVFAFCWVYIKRISDTEDRTIWKAMIKTPASIVLIIYTFIAVWFVGGLTAFHLYLISTNQTTYENFRYRYDRRANPYNKGVVENFKEIFCTSISPSKNNFTAMVPKEAPPSARPMGAGFVSPSMGKGTDDIEMGRKATWGGEFGPGLESGEGQVSDNDILNMKDGRLGGEASPDIRGHVDENGGERGGLHPRRSSWGRQSGNWEMSPEVLALAARVGGTGSSNTGNQHTDVKL, encoded by the exons ATGTACGTCGTGCCACCGCCGTCACAGAAGTCGGATCCGGCATCTGGGTCTGCTGATTTAAGGGTTTACCAAACATGGAAAGGCAGCAAT AAATTTTTGCTTCAGGGGAAGCTAATATTTGGACCAGATGTGAGATCATTATTTTTGACCATATTCCTGATCGTTGCCCCAATTGCGgtattttgtgtttttgttgCTAGAAAGCTGATGCATGTTTATCCTCACAATTCGGGAATATCGATCttggtagtggtggtggtggtaacAGTATAT GATTTAGTCCTGCTTTTGCTTACTTCCGGAAGAGATCCTGGCATACTACCACGCAATGCACACCCTCCAGAACCTGAAGGCTTTGATGGGAATGCTGAAACTGGGGGTGGCCAAACACCACAACTGCGATTGCCACGCATTAAAGAAGTAGAAGTTAACGGTATCCCagtgaaaataaaatattgtGATACCTGCATGCTTTACAGACCTCCTCGTTGCTCACATTGTTCAATTTGCAACAACTGTGTAGAAAGATTCGATCATCATTGTCCGTGGGTCGGCCAATGCATTGGGCTG AGAAATTATCGATTCTTCTTCATGTTTGTCTCCACAACTACGATCTTGTGTATATATGTATTTGCATTTTGCTGGGTCTACATCAAGAGGATTAGTGACACAGAAGACAGAACAATATGGAAAGCCATGATTAAGACTCCTGCCTCAATTGTTCTTATAATTTATACATTCATTGCAGTTTGGTTTGTGGGTGGTCTTACGGCCTTCCACTTGTATCTGATAAGTACAAATCAG ACAACATATGAAAATTTCAGATACAGATATGATCGACGAGCAAACCCATACAACAAGGGAGTGGTGGAGAATTTCAAGGAGATATTTTGCACAAGCATTTCCCCTTCAAAGAACAACTTCACAGCCATGGTGCCTAAGGAAGCTCCTCCTTCTGCGAGGCCGATGGGGGCAGGATTTGTGAGCCCGAGCATGGGAAAGGGTACGGATGACATAGAGATGGGCCGAAAGGCCACATGGGGTGGAGAATTTGGGCCAGGGCTTGAATCTGGTGAAGGACAAGTTAGTGACAATGACATCCTAAATATGAAAGATGGTAGATTAGGTGGTGAGGCATCTCCGGACATAAGGGGTCATGTGGATGAAAATGGAGGGGAACGTGGTGGACTACATCCTAGACGTTCCAGCTGGGGAAGGCAGAGTGGGAATTGGGAAATGTCACCGGAGGTTCTTGCATTAGCAGCTAGAGTAGGTGGCACTGGCAGCAGCAATACCGGAAATCAACATACGGATGTTAAGTTGTGA
- the LOC110775162 gene encoding double-stranded RNA-binding protein 3, producing the protein MLKNQLQELAQRSCFNLPSYACRREGPDHAPRFKASVTFNGETFESPGYSPTLRQAEHAAAEVALNLLSSRGSKSLTARVLDETGVYKNLLQETTHKAGLNLPVYTTIRTGPGHVPVFTCTVDLAGMSFTGEPAKTKKQAEKNAAISAWSSLKKMPSLFPNKEIAENQSHEVGGDQDQMIVARVLSSFRPHKTGKQRDQYHHNHRRSRSSRAWRSDVTPKCFTTTLPLNHPSEFSSNFADHQQLQKGSFVDLLPPPPPRTTSKILPLTSRNSPTTFNNFNQGYHGKFDEYMKKTGTAPQEQGQTQFKSLFMGSGSGSGSGSGSSLSCAQMGIMGNYSSNLKGIAPAVQIRSVIPVCAAPPSVKPLLMKLNPSKEEESSSEQLATKLNRLQLNEE; encoded by the exons atgtTGAAGAATCAACTTCAAGAATTAGCACAAAGAAGCTGCTTCAATCTGCCATCCTATGCTTGCAGAAGAGAAGGACCAGATCATGCTCCTAGATTCAAAGCTAGTGTTACTTTTAATGGTGAAACTTTTGAAAGTCCAGGCTACTCTCCTACTTTAAGACAAGCTGAACATGCTGCTGCTGAAGTTGCTCTTAATCTCCTCTCTTCTAGGGGCTCCAAGTCCCTCACTGCCAGAGTTCTT GATGAGACAGGAGTGTACAAGAATCTGTTGCAAGAAACAACACACAAAGCAGGGCTAAATCTTCCAGTGTATACAACTATAAGAACAGGACCAGGCCATGTCCCAGTCTTCACTTGTACTGTTGATCTTGCTGGTATGAGTTTTACTGGTGAACCTGCCAAAACTAAGAAGCAAGCTGAGAAAAATGCTGCTATCTCTGCTTGGTCTTCTTTAAAGAAGA TGCCAAGTTTATTTCCCAATAAGGAAATAGCAGAAAATCAGAGTCATGAAGTAGGTGGAGATCAGGATCAAATGATTGTGGCTAGGGTTTTATCAAGTTTCAGACCTCATAAAACAGGAAAACAAAGGGATCAATATCATCATAATCATAGAAGATCAAGAAGTTCAAGAGCTTGGAGATCAGATGTTACACCCAAGTGTTTTACTACAACTTTACCCTTGAATCATCCTTCAGAGTTTTCTTCAAACTTTGCTGATCATCAGCAGCTACAGAAGGGCAGTTTTGTTGATCTtttaccaccaccaccaccaagaaCAACCTCAAAGATCTTGCCTTTAACTTCAAGAAACAGTCCCACCACCTTCAATAACTTCAATCAAGGGTATCATGGTAAATTTGATGAGTACATGAAAAAGACTGGTACTGCCCCTCAAGAACAAGGCCAAACCCAATTTAAGAGCTTGTTTATGGGATCAGGATCAGGATCAGGATCAGGATCAGGATCATCATTAAGCTGTGCTCAAATGGGTATTATGGGAAATTATAGCAGTAATCTTAAGGGGATTGCTCCTGCTGTTCAAATTAGATCAGTAATCCCAGTCTGTGCAGCTCCACCATCAGTTAAACCATTGCTCATGAAGTTAAACCCTTCAAAAGAGGAAGAATCTTCTTCTGAACAGCTTGCTACTAAACTTAACAGGTTGCAGCTGAATGAGGAATGA